A window of the Planococcus citri chromosome 4, ihPlaCitr1.1, whole genome shotgun sequence genome harbors these coding sequences:
- the LOC135844304 gene encoding uncharacterized protein LOC135844304, which yields MRSILILICVVVFIQDFTQGRLAVNDDGIVGVSQQKLKDYMVKAIKGFRKIMLVGDTELDYPVMDPYELVDASWDLSDKSISKKYSLNFFNKNTTIIKGLANYEATNVEASAKDMRVSFMLTHRNISSKIPYKLDGYLLKNFMPVFGDGFIEFSTPNQVFQVVIDLGLEQGYVVVEKVKIDRVNKNIDVKVTNLMDLPDPFASAVLDDILDDLMKKNGDKVLNAQAHILVEEAVGGMTLDELFEYLDHLGEKSEE from the exons ATgagatcaattttgattttgatttgcgTGGTCGTATTTATTCAAGATTTCACCCAAGGTCGTTTGGCTGTAAATGATGATGGGATTGTGGGCGTAAGTCAGC agAAACTTAAAGATTACATGGTCAAGGCCATTAAAGGATTTCGTAAGATAATGTTGGTAGGAGATACAGAACTTGATTATCCGGTGATGGATCCTTACGAGCTCGTAGATGCCTCTTGGGATCTCAGCGATAAATCAATTAGTAAAAAATACAG tctgaattttttcaataaaaacacaACTATCATAAAAGGACTCGCTAATTATGAAGCCACGAATGTGGAAGCGAGCGCAAAAGACATGCGGGTGTCGTTCATGCTCACTCACAGAAACATTTCATCCAAAATTCCTTATAAATTAGATGGCTATTTGTTGAAGAACTTCATGCCTGTATTTGGTGATGGTTTCATCGA ATTCTCTACACCGAATCAAGTATTCCAAGTTGTCATAGATCTGGGCTTAGAACAAGGATACGTGgttgttgaaaaagtgaaaattgatcgagtcaacaaaaatattgat gtcaaggTTACCAACCTCATGGATTTGCCAGATCCGTTTGCCAGTGCAGTCTTAGATGACATTTTGGATgatttaatgaagaaaaatggtGATAAAGTACTGAATGCCCAAGCTCATATTTTGGTCGAAGAAGCTGTGGGTGGAATGACTCTTGACGAgctttttgaatatttagaTCATTTGGGAGAAAAATCTGAAGAATAG
- the LOC135845420 gene encoding uncharacterized protein LOC135845420, with protein sequence MKFVVMKSVLVLVYGLVFFESFAFEDLNSTDDNRIVGVSEKNLEEYMTKVFNGFKNVILKGDEEMNYPIMEPYKLEDFSWDWSDTSGSNKYSMKFLSVNQPVVKGLSNCQIRSMQVSAKDMTLAFDIGFSDLQIEIPYKLDGYLLKGFMPVYGEGVLKLSSPDKEFYIIIDLDMEKGFIMVENFRLISYSYYDEINVKVTGLMDLPDKFASYVLDDILGSSKVETEGLKALENIMLDRIEATIGGMTMDELFDYLGHFERKIQ encoded by the exons atgaaatttgtcgTCATGAAATCAGTGTTAGTGTTGGTTTATGGTTTggtgttttttgaaagttttgcttttgAGGATCTCAATTCAACTGATGATAACCGTATTGTTGGTGTCAGTGAAA AAAATCTCGAGGAATACATGACCAAAGTTTTCAATGGATTCAAAAATGTAATACTGAAAGGAGACGAGGAAATGAACTATCCCATTATGGAGCCTTACAAATTGGAAGATTTTTCTTGGGATTGGAGCGATACATCAGGCAGTAACAAATACAG TATGAAATTTCTCAGCGTGAACCAACCTGTTGTAAAAGGACTCTCCAATTGCCAAATAAGAAGTATGCAAGTTAGTGCTAAAGATATGACATTGGCTTTCGATATTGGTTTCTCCGATCTTCAAATCGAAATTCCTTACAAACTGGATGGGTATTTGTTGAAAGGCTTTATGCCCGTGTATGGTGAAGGTGTTCTCAA GCTTTCTTCTCCTGATAAAGAGTTTTATATTATAATTGATTTGGATATGGAGAAAGGATTCATCATGGTTGAGAATTTTCGTCTTATTTCATACTCGTACTATGACGAGATAAAC GTCAAGGTTACTGGTCTTATGGATCTACCTGATAAGTTCGCTAGCTATGTTCTGGATGACATCCTCGGCTCTTCTAAAGTAGAAACAGAAGGTCTCAAGGCACTGGAGAATATCATGCTTGATCGTATTGAAGCAACTATTGGTGGAATGACCATGGATGAGTTATTTGATTACCTTggtcattttgaaagaaaaatccagtga
- the LOC135844271 gene encoding uncharacterized protein LOC135844271 encodes MKLFLLVVCALSFFESFVSGDPALNKDGIVGVSQKNLEEYITKALKGFKNVMLKGDEELNYPIMEPYKYGNFSQDFIDPSGKNKHSVKVDLKDAVLRGLSNYYIKTEIPYKLDGYIFKGFMPVYGEGLLKLSSTMQQFQVTIDLGIEKGFILLENLRLDRYGFNTDVKVTGLMDMPDKFATYVLDDILDSIVNEYGDKALQNYMSDLIEETIGGMTMDEFFKFLDHFVKKYDKK; translated from the exons atgaaattatttttgcttGTGGTTTGTGCTTTGtcatttttcgaaagttttgttTCTGGTGATCCTGCTCTAAATAAAGATGGTATTGTCGGTGTCAGTCAAA AAAACCTCGAGGAATACATAACCAAAGCTCTTAAAGGATTCAAGAATGTAATGTTGAAAGGCGACGAGGAACTGAATTATCCTATTATGGAGCCTTATAAATATGGAAACTTTTCTCAGGATTTTATAGATCCGTCCGGAAAAAACAAACATAG CgtaaaagttgatttaaaagaCGCCGTTTTACGCGGACTTTCCAATtattacataa AAACCGAAATTCCCTACAAATTAGACGGATATATATTCAAAGGCTTCATGCCCGTATATGGCGAAGGACTTCTCAA GCTCTCTAGTACTATGCAACAGTTTCAAGTTACAATTGATTTAGGTATCGAGAAAGGATTCATTCTTCTAGAAAATTTGCGTCTTGATCGATACGGTTTTAACACAGAT GTTAAAGTTACTGGTCTGATGGATATGCCGGATAAATTCGCTACCTACGTGCTGGATGACATTTTGGACAGTATTGTGAATGAATACGGTGATAAGGCATTGCAAAACTACATGAGTGATCTCATCGAAGAGACAATTGGTGGAATGACTATggatgagtttttcaaattcctcgatcattttgttaaaaagtacgataaaaaatga
- the LOC135843842 gene encoding uncharacterized protein LOC135843842 codes for MKLILLVVCGLAFFKSFVFSVSEKNLQQYITKSLKGFKNVMLKGDEDLNYPIMEPYKIGNYTWDFIDTSGSNKHSLKTSFDQCTLQGLSNYNINRVTVSGKDIRFNFGLTFSNLETKIPYKLDGYIFKGIMPVYGEGLLKLSTPAQQFYVSIDLGIEKGFIVLESLHLHRYNNDINVKVTGLMDLPNKFAGYALDDILDNIVKEYRDKALQNYMSDLIEEIIGGMTMDEIFKFLDHFVKKCDEK; via the exons atgaaattaattttgctcGTCGTTTGTGGTTTGgcgttttttaaaagttttgttttcaGTGTCAGTGAAA AAAACCTCCAGCAATACATAACCAAATCACTTAAAGGATTCAAAAATGTTATGTTGAAAGGAGACGAAGATCTGAATTATCCTATCATGGAACCTTACAAAATAGGAAACTATACCTGGGATTTTATAGATACATCTGGAAGTAACAAGCACAG CCTGAAAACTAGTTTTGATCAATGCACTTTACAAGGACTTTCCAATTATAATATAAATCGAGTAACAGTGAGCGGTAAAGATATACGATTCAATTTCGGCCTTACTTTCTCcaatttagaaacaaaaattCCTTACAAATTAGATGGATACATATTCAAAGGCATCATGCCTGTTTATGGCGAAGGCCTTCTCAA GCTCTCTACTCCTGCGCAACAGTTTTATGTTTCAATTGATTTGGGTATCGAGAAAGGATTCATTGTGCTTGAATCTTTACATCTTCATAGATACAATAACGACATAAAT GTCAAAGTCACTGGTCTGATGGATCTACCGAATAAATTCGCTGGCTACGCACTGGATGACATTTTGGACAATATTGTGAAGGAGTATCGTGATAAGGCATTGCAAAACTACATGAGTGATCTCATCGAAGAGATTATTGGTGGAATGACCATGgatgagattttcaaatttctcgatCATTTCGTTAAGAagtgtgatgaaaaatga